In the Gossypium arboreum isolate Shixiya-1 chromosome 10, ASM2569848v2, whole genome shotgun sequence genome, one interval contains:
- the LOC108463961 gene encoding uncharacterized protein LOC108463961 gives MQLPDSTDIIDNLPENPGQKLNQPKDKNNDDDNDSNSTAETAAVDGNDDNNDRSNGYTDGDSVLDVSGKSVEFSILGDSKESVDGLYLYKNVFNLIPKSVGALSRLRNLKFFGNEINLFPSEVGGLVALECLQVKISSPGFNGMSLSKLKGLKELELSRVPPRSSVLTLLSEISGLKCLTRLSVCYFSIRYLPPEIGCLKNLEYLDLSFNKIKSLPIEISYLNDLILLKVANNKLVELPLGLSSLQRLENLDLSNNRLTSLGSLELSLMPNLQTLNLQYNKLVSCFQTPSWICCNLEGNGRAVSSDEFTSSSVEMDVYETTGQDTDGSVSYNGSHKTSSGILTVPLANSRYIAARRSSKRWKRRHYLQQRARQERLNNSRKWKGEGHAEVHTVKAGGESPGDNDVLASSTGIEAASELVGKDDDKPLHILEAKNEKISSVRHEDDTVTYEKRLEVKNSTSDGFESRSKGSEDECSRLDASIEQDEGSSSEIYKSNFKSKRQSDRDLSNPKPCKSRKPTDYCSNLSRKYSTTSFCGTEDYLPDGFYDAGRDRPFMPLSSYEQIFHLESREVILVDRERDEELDAIALSAQALVIHLKHLNGLAKDKERVPLDNFQIASLLALFISDHFGGSDRSGMVERTRKAVSGSNYKKPFICTCTTGNGDSVCASNKTLNTVEDIVFSDLCERSLRSIKSRRKSIVVPLGTLQFGVCRHRALLMKYLCDRMEPPVPCELIRGYLDFMPHAWNIIPIKRGDSWVRLVVDACHPHDIREEIDPEYFCRYVPLSRTKVPVTSESIPVLSSFPSMTTSDEIERVASSSLLRCKFGSLDAAAKVRTLEINGASLDEVKNFEYSCLGEVRILGALKHACIVEMYGHQITSKWISVGDGEAEHRILQSTILMEYIKGGSLKTHIEKLAKAGEKHIPVDFALCIARDVASALAELHSKHIIHRDIKSENILIDLDGKRVDGSPVVKLCDFDRAVPLRSSLHTCCIAHLGIPPPDVCVGTPRWMAPEVLGAMHKRNPYGLEVDIWSFGCLLYELLTLQVPYSGLSELHIHELIQMGERPRLPEDLEALESTESVMTQSGTEAETETLRFLVDIFRKCTEENPVDRPTANNLYDMLVKYTNDFRNSS, from the exons ATGCAGCTCCCCGATTCCACCGACATCATTGACAACCTCCCGGAGAATCCCGGCCAAAAACTCAACCAACCCAAAGACAAAAACAACGACGACGATAATGACTCTAATAGCACAGCCGAAACCGCCGCCGTCGATGGCAACGATGACAACAACGACCGTAGCAATGGTTATACCGATGGAGACTCAGTTCTCGATGTTTCCGGGAAAAGCGTGGAGTTTTCTATATTGGGGGACTCGAAGGAGTCCGTGGACGGGCTTTATTTGTACAAGAACGTGTTCAATTTGATTCCGAAATCGGTTGGGGCGTTAAGTCGGTTAAGGAATTTGAAGTTCTTTGGAAATGAAATTAATTTGTTTCCGTCGGAAGTGGGGGGTTTGGTAGCGTTAGAGTGTTTACAGGTGAAGATATCGTCACCTGGTTTCAATGGGATGTCTTTAAGCAAGTTGAAAGGGTTGAAAGAGCTGGAACTTAGTAGGGTTCCACCTCGTTCTTCGGTTTTGACTCTCTTGAGTGAGATTTCTGGGCTTAAGTGCTTGACGAGGCTTTCCGTTTGTTATTTTTCCATTAG ATATCTTCCTCCAGAAATTGGATGCTTAAAGAATTTGGAATATCTGGATCTGTCATTCAATAAGATAAAGAGTTTGCCAATTGAAATTAGTTATTTGAATGATTTGATATTGCTGAAAGTTGCCAATAATAAATTGGTGGAATTGCCTTTGGGCTTGTCGTCATTACAGAGATTGGAGAACTTGGACTTATCAAATAATAGGTTGACGTCACTGGGGTCTCTTGAGCTTAGCCTAATGCCTAACCTTCAGACTTTGAATCTTCAG TATAATAAACTTGTAAGCTGTTTTCAAACACCTTCTTGGATATGCTGCAATTTGGAAGGAAATGGCAGAGCTGTCTCCAGTGATGAGTTTACCAGTTCTTCAGTTGAAATGGATGTATATGAAACTACTGGTCAGGATACTGATGGAAGTGTGTCTTATAATG GCTCTCATAAGACCTCATCAGGCATCTTAACCGTGCCATTGGCAAATAGTAGATATATTGCAGCTCGGAGATCAAGTAAACGATGGAAGAGGAGACATTATCTGCAGCAAAGAGCTCGACAAGAACGTCTAAACAACAGCAGAAAGTGGAAAGGGGAAGGACATGCTGAGGTGCATACTGTGAAGGCAGGTGGAGAATCTCCAGGTGATAATGATGTCCTTGCCTCAAGTACTGGTATAGAAGCTGCATCGGAACTTGTAGGTAAAGATGATGATAAGCCATTACATATATTAGAAGCCAAAAATGAAAAAATCAGTAGTGTTAGGCATGAGGATGATACAGTTACTTATGAAAAGAGGCTTGAAGTGAAAAATAGTACCTCAGATGGTTTTGAGTCAAGAAGTAAAGGGAGTGAAGATGAGTGTTCACGGCTTGATGCATCTATTGAACAGGACGAAGGTTCATCGTCAGAAATATACAAGTCAAATTTTAAGTCGAAACGGCAATCTGATCGGGATCTTAGTAATCCAAAACCATGCAAGTCTAGAAAACCAACAGATTATTGCTCCAATCTTTCACGAAAGTATAGTACCACTTCATTTTGTGGAACTGAAGATTACCTACCAGATGGCTTTTATGATGCCGGACGTGATCGCCCCTTCATGCCATTGAGTAGCTATGAgcagatctttcatctcgaatcACGTGAAGTAATTCTTGTTGACAG GGAAAGAGATGAAGAGCTGGATGCAATTGCTCTCTCTGCTCAAGCTTTGGTCATTCATTTGAAGCATTTGAATGGCTTAGCTAAAGATAAAGAGCGGGTTCCCCTTGATAACTTTCAGATAGCATCTTTGCTTGCTCTTTTTATTTCTGATCATTTTGGAGGGAGTGATAGAAGTGGTATGGTTGAAAGGACTCGAAAAGCGGTATCTGGTTCTAATTACAAGAAGCCTTTCATTTGCACCTGTACAACCGGAAATGGTGACAGTGTTTGTGCGTCAAACAAGACCTTGAATACTGTAGAAGATATTGTATTCTCTGATCTCTGTGAGAGATCTTTACGGTCAATAAAGTCAAGGAGGAAATCGATCGTTGTTCCATTAGGTACCCTTCAATTTGGAGTGTGTAGGCATAGAGCACTGCTCATGAAG TATTTATGTGATCGAATGGAACCACCAGTTCCTTGTGAGCTTATCAGGGGATACTTGGATTTTATGCCCCATGCCTGGAATATCATTCCCATAAAGAGAGGGGATTCATGGGTTCGCCTGGTGGTTGATGCTTGTCATCCGCATGACATACGTGAAGAGATAGATCCTGAATACTTTTGCAG ATACGTACCCCTTAGTCGAACAAAAGTACCTGTTACATCTGAAAGCATTCCTGTCTTGAGTTCCTTCCCTTCTATGACCACaagtgatgaaattgaaagagTGGCCTCCAGTTCTCTCCTTCGGTGCAAATTTGGATCATTGGATGCTGCAGCGAAG GTGCGTACTCTAGAAATTAATGGTGCTTCATTAGATGAGGTTAAAAATTTTGAGTACAGTTGCCTGGGGGAAGTAAGAATACTGGGTGCTTTGAAACACGCCTGCATAGTAGAAATGTATGGACATCAAATAACCTCGAAGTGGATTTCTGTGGGAGATGGAGAAGCGGAGCATCGAATCTTGCAGTCAACAATTTTAATGGAATACATAAAAGGAGGATCCTTGAAG ACTCATATTGAGAAACTAGCTAAAGCTGGTGAGAAACATATCCCTGTGGATTTTGCCTTGTGTATTGCACGTGATGTTGCGTCTGCATTGGCCGAGTTGCACTCAAAGCACATTATTCATCGTGATATAAAAAGTGAAAACATTCTGATCGATTTGGATGGAAAGAGAGTTGATGGGAGCCCTGTTGTGAAGCTCTGTGATTTTGATAGAGCAGTACCTCTTAGGTCTTCCCTGCATACATGCTGTATTGCTCATTTAGGGATACCTCCTCCAGATGTTTGTGTTGGAACACCTCGTTGGATGGCTCCTGAGGTTCTAGGCGCAATGCATAAGCGTAATCCTTATGGGCTT GAAGTGGACATTTGGTCATTTGGATGCCTGCTTTATGAATTGTTGACTCTCCAAGTTCCGTATTCTGGGTTATCTGAGCTTCATATTCATGAACTTATTCAG ATGGGTGAGCGTCCACGACTACCTGAAGATCTGGAGGCATTGGAATCGACTGAAAGTGTAATGACCCAATCTGGAACAGAGGCTGAAACTGAAACACTTAGATTTCTTGTTGATATCTTCCGTAAATGTACAGAGGAGAATCCCGTTGATCGTCCAACAGCCAACAACCTTTATGATATGTTGGTCAAATACACAAATGATTTCAGGAATTCGAGTTAA